From a region of the Equus przewalskii isolate Varuska chromosome 2, EquPr2, whole genome shotgun sequence genome:
- the SLC25A37 gene encoding mitoferrin-1 isoform X2 gives MTPMWQTRMQSLNPDPKAQYTNVYGALKKITRTEGFWRPLRGLNVMVVGAGPAHAMYFACYENMKRTLNDVFRHQGNSHLANGIAGSMATLLHDAVMNPAEVVKQRMQMYNSPHRSALSCIRTVWRTEGWGAFYRSYSTQLTMNIPFQSIHFITYEFLQEQVNPHRVYNPQSHIISGGLAGALAAAATTPLDVCKTLLNTQENMALNLANISGRLSGMANAFRTVYRLNGLPGYFKGMRARVIHQMPSTAISWSVYEFFKYFLTKRKLENRTPY, from the exons ACACGAATGCAGAGTCTGAATCCAGATCCCAAAGCCCAGTACACGAATGTCTATGGAGCCCTCAAGAAGATCACGCGGACCGAAGGCTTCTGGAGGCCCTTGCGAGGCCTCAACGTGATGGTGGTGGGTGCAGGCCCGGCCCACGCCATGTATTTTGCCTGCTATGAAAACATGAAAAGGACTTTAAATGACGTTTTCCGCCACCAAGGAAACAGCCACCTAGCCAACG GGATAGCTGGGAGTATGGCCACCCTGCTCCACGATGCAGTAATGAATCCAGCAGAAG TCGTGAAGCAGCGCATGCAGATGTACAACTCGCCGCACCGGTCGGCCCTCAGCTGCATCCGGACGGTGTGGAGGACTGAGGGCTGGGGGGCCTTCTACCGGAGTTACAGCACGCAGCTGACCATGAACATTCCCTTCCAGTCCATCCACTTCATCACCTACGAGTTCCTGCAGGAGCAGGTCAACCCTCACCGGGTCTACAACCCGCAGTCCCACATCATCTCAGGTGGGCTGGCCGGGGCCCTTGCCGCGGCCGCCACCACCCCGCTGGACGTCTGTAAGACCCTCCTCAACACTCAGGAGAACATGGCCCTCAACCTGGCCAACATCAGCGGCCGGCTGTCGGGCATGGCCAACGCTTTCCGCACGGTGTACCGGCTCAACGGCCTGCCCGGCTACTTCAAAGGCATGCGAGCGCGTGTCATCCACCAGATGCCCTCCACGGCCATCTCCTGGTCGGTCTATGAGTTTTTTAAGTACTTCCTCACCAAGCGCAAGCTGGAGAATCGAACTCCATACTAA
- the SLC25A37 gene encoding mitoferrin-1 isoform X3, with translation MQSLNPDPKAQYTNVYGALKKITRTEGFWRPLRGLNVMVVGAGPAHAMYFACYENMKRTLNDVFRHQGNSHLANGIAGSMATLLHDAVMNPAEVVKQRMQMYNSPHRSALSCIRTVWRTEGWGAFYRSYSTQLTMNIPFQSIHFITYEFLQEQVNPHRVYNPQSHIISGGLAGALAAAATTPLDVCKTLLNTQENMALNLANISGRLSGMANAFRTVYRLNGLPGYFKGMRARVIHQMPSTAISWSVYEFFKYFLTKRKLENRTPY, from the exons ATGCAGAGTCTGAATCCAGATCCCAAAGCCCAGTACACGAATGTCTATGGAGCCCTCAAGAAGATCACGCGGACCGAAGGCTTCTGGAGGCCCTTGCGAGGCCTCAACGTGATGGTGGTGGGTGCAGGCCCGGCCCACGCCATGTATTTTGCCTGCTATGAAAACATGAAAAGGACTTTAAATGACGTTTTCCGCCACCAAGGAAACAGCCACCTAGCCAACG GGATAGCTGGGAGTATGGCCACCCTGCTCCACGATGCAGTAATGAATCCAGCAGAAG TCGTGAAGCAGCGCATGCAGATGTACAACTCGCCGCACCGGTCGGCCCTCAGCTGCATCCGGACGGTGTGGAGGACTGAGGGCTGGGGGGCCTTCTACCGGAGTTACAGCACGCAGCTGACCATGAACATTCCCTTCCAGTCCATCCACTTCATCACCTACGAGTTCCTGCAGGAGCAGGTCAACCCTCACCGGGTCTACAACCCGCAGTCCCACATCATCTCAGGTGGGCTGGCCGGGGCCCTTGCCGCGGCCGCCACCACCCCGCTGGACGTCTGTAAGACCCTCCTCAACACTCAGGAGAACATGGCCCTCAACCTGGCCAACATCAGCGGCCGGCTGTCGGGCATGGCCAACGCTTTCCGCACGGTGTACCGGCTCAACGGCCTGCCCGGCTACTTCAAAGGCATGCGAGCGCGTGTCATCCACCAGATGCCCTCCACGGCCATCTCCTGGTCGGTCTATGAGTTTTTTAAGTACTTCCTCACCAAGCGCAAGCTGGAGAATCGAACTCCATACTAA
- the SLC25A37 gene encoding mitoferrin-1 isoform X4, whose protein sequence is MATLLHDAVMNPAEVVKQRMQMYNSPHRSALSCIRTVWRTEGWGAFYRSYSTQLTMNIPFQSIHFITYEFLQEQVNPHRVYNPQSHIISGGLAGALAAAATTPLDVCKTLLNTQENMALNLANISGRLSGMANAFRTVYRLNGLPGYFKGMRARVIHQMPSTAISWSVYEFFKYFLTKRKLENRTPY, encoded by the exons ATGGCCACCCTGCTCCACGATGCAGTAATGAATCCAGCAGAAG TCGTGAAGCAGCGCATGCAGATGTACAACTCGCCGCACCGGTCGGCCCTCAGCTGCATCCGGACGGTGTGGAGGACTGAGGGCTGGGGGGCCTTCTACCGGAGTTACAGCACGCAGCTGACCATGAACATTCCCTTCCAGTCCATCCACTTCATCACCTACGAGTTCCTGCAGGAGCAGGTCAACCCTCACCGGGTCTACAACCCGCAGTCCCACATCATCTCAGGTGGGCTGGCCGGGGCCCTTGCCGCGGCCGCCACCACCCCGCTGGACGTCTGTAAGACCCTCCTCAACACTCAGGAGAACATGGCCCTCAACCTGGCCAACATCAGCGGCCGGCTGTCGGGCATGGCCAACGCTTTCCGCACGGTGTACCGGCTCAACGGCCTGCCCGGCTACTTCAAAGGCATGCGAGCGCGTGTCATCCACCAGATGCCCTCCACGGCCATCTCCTGGTCGGTCTATGAGTTTTTTAAGTACTTCCTCACCAAGCGCAAGCTGGAGAATCGAACTCCATACTAA